In Zingiber officinale cultivar Zhangliang chromosome 8B, Zo_v1.1, whole genome shotgun sequence, a single genomic region encodes these proteins:
- the LOC122013800 gene encoding vegetative cell wall protein gp1-like yields MNDRWNYDASSPSRRRVRLPSEESDSDDQPLTQRLRRRAPPSMPDSGPSAIPSPSPPVATTSPPSPPVATPPPVPSQATVPPDPTAIPVEPPTAQHSPPAQPPTQPSTSQQHQNTEADPSRRSPPATSPPEPSPVPPSAPSRSAAGPSSFAAGPSQPPPPAPLYYRTTAPSEAGLQSRRDVPTNSLTMKGRLATVWEESRRQTELLPPLAQMDRSSELYIKMLQDKVTELELQLNNPAQASYALRAEVKSLTKNKNSLEVSLTISDQKLKDLKEERSQVEVMHQQRMDQQILEHQRIVDQLTQKLCAAETL; encoded by the exons ATGAACGACCGCTGGAATTACGACGCCTCCTCTCCTTCTCGGCGTAGGGTTCGGCTACCATCTGAAGAGTCGGACTCGGATGATCAGCCGTTAACTCAAAGACTTCGCCGCCGAGCCCCTCCTTCGATGCCAGACTCAGGCCCTTCTGCCATCCCTTCTCCTTCACCTCCGGTTGCAACCACCTCTCCCCCTTCGCCCCCTGTTGCAACTCCCCCTCCTGTCCCGAGCCAGGCAACTGTTCCGCCTGATCCCACCGCAATTCCAGTTGAGCCTCCCACTGCTCAACATTCTCCTCCAGCTCAACCTCCTACTCAACCTTCTACGTCACAGCAGCACCAGAACACCGAGGCCGATCCCTCGCGCCGCTCTCCGCCAGCTACCTCACCTCCAGAGCCATCTCCTGTGCCTCCATCAGCTCCTTCTAGGTCGGCTGCTGGGCCTTCTAGCTTCGCCGCGGGGCCTTCACAACCACCACCACCTGCCCCTCTTTATTATCGTACCACTGCTCCTTCAGAGGCTGGACTACAGTCAAGGCGTGACGTTCCCACCAACTCCTTGACCATGAAAGGTCGCCTAGCCACTGTGTGGGAAGAAAGCAGGCGTCAGACGGAGCTTTTGCCACCCCTTGCCCAGATGGATAGATCTTCTGAGCTATACATCAAG ATGCTGCAAGACAAGGTAACTGAACTGGAGCTTCAATTGAATAACCCGGCGCAGGCTAGTTACGCCCTGAGGGCTGAAGTAAAATCTCtaaccaaaaataaaaatagtctGGAAGTATCCTTGACGATATCTGACCAAAAGCTTAAGGACCTCAAGGAAGAAAGAAGCCAAGTTGAAGTTATGCATCAGCAACGCATGGATCAACAAATTTTGGAGCATCAGCGAATTGTTGACCAATTGACCCAGAAGCTGTGTGCCGCTGAAACTTTATAG